atacacaaaataaacctttggaagattgattcagcaagtcctgtgtGTATGTATCACTTGTGTGggtgaagaaaaaaacaaagagcaaCAGCTATGTACAAAAGATATAAGTGGAGCATGAAGTAAATTCCTAaatagttaaagggcacctgttgagtAAAAAtggtatccccaaccaaaggtgtgggctaatagagtcccgcattccggttggggataacagtagttttttttttttaaatgccccccgccagcacTGAGCTaccacactgggagggagctccaggTGTGAGCAGTCATGTccagtcactcgcatgcgcagaaTGAAAAGTTGccccgaattgctcattatgcacatgcgcgtGATGTCACATGCTTGTTCCCCTAAGGCTCTTTTTAACTTTACAGTGTACTATGATTGTCTTGACAATTCCATGGTTACTATTTTGTGTTTAGGAATGGCCCTTTGTCTGCACTGAGCCCTGACCTCAAAATTGAACatctgtgggatgaactggaatgCAAACTGTGAGCCAGGCATTGTTGCCCAAAACCAGTGGGCATGCTTGCTAATTTTGAGGCTGAAGGGGAAGTATATTCCaccaaaaatgtttcaaaatcagGCGGAAAGACTTTCAGAAGAGAAGAGGCTTTTTATAGCAGCAAATATTAATATTCATacacttcggggcacatttacaaagctcgagtgaaggatttgaagtaaaaaaacttagaattttgaaggttttttttaggtacttcgactattgaataggctactacgaccttcgactacaacttagactcaaacgattcgaactaaaaatcgttcgactattcgaccattcgatagtgctTTTCATGGTTCATTGAGACAAGCCTGGTAAAAAACGGACATATAGAACAATTGTAATAAACATACCAGAACATCGGAGGGAGTATAAAATGTTCCCCCATATTCTATAAAGCAATGGACATTTTTGCTTTCTCAGACTGGAATGTTTAATAACATAAGCCACAACTAGAAACGAACACATAAAAAAAGCTCATTTTAACTGGTGTTcattacatttactttttacaTAAATTTACCCTTTTgcgttcctctggatcaactagcaactTTCAGAATGGACCCAACCCAAGTTTGGGAACCTctactttaaagggacactgcacATTCAAATGTGCTTCAAAGTTTGGTTTAGTGCATAAATTTACTGTGCATTTgtacagagttggactgggccggcaggacaccgggaaaaaacctggtggtccgtggctcttgtgggccccgccggtcCAGATCTGCACCCAGATCCCAGTCAGGCCCTGCATTTGTATATACAACGTACACTTCACTGATAGATATAATGACTCTAGGACTGATGACTCATGCATCATGCAACAATGTGGACTAGTTTATTCAACCAAGTGAATTATTGTTATTTAATCTGTAGTTATCTGAGGAAGAAGACTGTTAAAAACCATTTTGAGAATGCATTTTGAGTGCATATTCCAGGGAGATTATGTGCAAACACATACAGAAATGCATAACTTGAGGATAGGCTCAAACAGGCTTGCCAGAGTACCAGAAGATCCTCTAGTGGGCCAGACCCATTTGCCCATTCTTTCCTCAGTACTGTTTAACAACCCCTCCTAAATCAGGTGATCTAAGAGGACACCATATAAAAGAGCTTCTGTGGTCAGCTCTATGGTCTACATTGTTTGGAGACATAATTtccaataagggcagagacacatgggcagattcggggagattagtcgtccagcaacaaatctcctcttcttctggcaactaatctccctgaactgccttccccttcgTTTTCCAAaagtcgccccaagttgccttatgaggaaacttagggcggctttggaaaacaaagtgctccaagtgccatcccgctggtgatttacattctagctggcaggaaggcagttcagagagattagtcgccccgaagaagaggaaaaaaagtctattttggTTATAGTAGTCAGATTTTTTGAAACTAGTCCTAAGGTTGGCTCATTTCTTTggtcatacctgtataaaaactaaACAATTTAACTCTTTTTGCTCTTCTTTAGCTTATTGAACGTCTAAAAGCTTTCACCGTAGGAAACCAAcaatattttgtagttttttacaGTAAATTTAAACAGTTTTAAAGGCAGCCTTTTGTTTTGtctatttttgtatgtattttttgatGTGTAACAACATGTCCCTTGCGAGTGAAGGTTTTGCCACATACGGGGCATGGATAAGGTCTCTCTCCAGTGTGCGTTGTCTGGTGTCTGACCAAATATGAGTTATTTGTAAAGCTCTTGCCACACTGACCGCATGAGAATGGCCGTTCTCCCGTGTGTGACCTCTGGTGCACGTTAAGGTTGGAGATACAAGTGAAACCTTTGCCACATATGGTACACATATAGGCCCATTCTCCTGTGTGCGTAGCCTGATGTTTAAGGAGCCGCGAGTTATCAAaaaagcttttcccacattcgGCGCATGTATATGGCTTCTCGCCTGTGTGGGTTCGAGTGTGTGTCACAAGAGCAGAGCTGCATGAAAATGTTTTACCACACTGTTTGCATTCATAGGGCTTCTCCCCTGTATGAgtcctgttatgcagaaagagaGAAGAGTTACTGGTGAAGCTTTTTCCACATTCCCAGCATATATATGGCCTCTCCCCTGTATGGATTCGCTTATGTGTCGTTAGTGTGGCGCTGCTAGTAAACCTCTTGCCACAGTCGGGACATGGGTAGGGTCTTTCCCCTGTGTGGATCCGCTCATGTATCACCAGAGAACACTTTCTGGCAAAACATTTGCCGCACATGCCGCactcaaatggtttctccccagtgtgggATCGTCGATGGATAATAAGATGTGAGACGTAATTGAAGCTCCTGCCACAGTCAATACAAACACATCTTTTTTGCACGTCGAAATCCATTTTACTTTCTGATTCATCCAAAGAGCTCTCACTGCTTTCGCTGCCTTTATGTACATTTTCCCAAGTGGCTTTGTTGATACGGAACTTGACTCTATTCCCTGGCTTTTCACTGAAATACTCTTTAATTTCAGCTTCTTCTTGATCAAATTCACCAGCAACAACAAGGCTTTCCCCTGCAGTTGGGCAGGATTTGTCAGGCAGAGGATCTCTCTGATTTATTGGTTTATTCACAATACCAGCATTTTCTTCTGTATGACTTGTCCATTTTAACCCTCTGTTTGTCTCACCTCCCTTCACAATGATGCAGTCACCTGAGTAATTGAATCAACAGGATGGTTTAGTCTATGAATGACAGAGAAGTCAGGTATTTCTTGCACCCAATATTGAGCAACACTGTGCTAATGATAACATGAAGAACGTGGGTTATATAGACTACTAGCCATTCCAACTTGTAATAACGCATGGAATATCAAATATCCACTGAATATTGGAAGtattatacaattattataaGTTTTGGCATCACTCCAGATCATCAATCACAAATCATGTACCCCCAAGTGCAATGAATTTTATAAGGCGGTGAGTGAAATgaattgtgaaatatatatatatatatatatatatatatatatatatatatatatatatatatatatatatatatatatatatatgcgccacACAGAACCAAAGTGGCTATGTTAAACAGcactgccatctagtgtacaatttaaaaatgtatacgtGAACAATAGGAATAGGTGTagaaaataatagggatgcaccaaatgcacttttccactttttttggattcggccgaacccctaaatccttcGCAAATACTGCTGAATACGGAACCAAATcctaaattacatatgcaaattaggggtgggaaggggaaaacattttttacttccttgttttgtgacaaaaagtcacgcaatttccttcccgcaccaaaatttgcatatgcaaattaggattaagatttggttcggccggacagaaggattcggccaaatctgaa
The sequence above is a segment of the Xenopus laevis strain J_2021 chromosome 8L, Xenopus_laevis_v10.1, whole genome shotgun sequence genome. Coding sequences within it:
- the LOC108699309 gene encoding zinc finger protein 239, with protein sequence MSCKKAEDQIDEENEDGDCIIVKGGETNRGLKWTSHTEENAGIVNKPINQRDPLPDKSCPTAGESLVVAGEFDQEEAEIKEYFSEKPGNRVKFRINKATWENVHKGSESSESSLDESESKMDFDVQKRCVCIDCGRSFNYVSHLIIHRRSHTGEKPFECGMCGKCFARKCSLVIHERIHTGERPYPCPDCGKRFTSSATLTTHKRIHTGERPYICWECGKSFTSNSSLFLHNRTHTGEKPYECKQCGKTFSCSSALVTHTRTHTGEKPYTCAECGKSFFDNSRLLKHQATHTGEWAYMCTICGKGFTCISNLNVHQRSHTGERPFSCGQCGKSFTNNSYLVRHQTTHTGERPYPCPVCGKTFTRKGHVVTHQKIHTKIDKTKGCL